One segment of Bradyrhizobium sp. WD16 DNA contains the following:
- the asnB gene encoding asparagine synthase (glutamine-hydrolyzing), with product MCGICGYVGPGGLDRLQPMMRALVHRGPDEHGSWIGDGVALGMRRLSIIDAATGQQPVFNETGDIVVVFNGEIYNFIELRRELIADGHIFRTDHSDTEVIVHLYEQFGDAFLHKLNGMFAIALWDRRARRLLLARDRIGIKPLFYAVQGECIVFGSEPKALLAHPDVSRQPDLIALHHYFSYKNTPAPRTAFAGIRQLRAGECLVFADGSENIRRWWRIGYRDDGDLDGREAAESIRALLEDSVRLQMRSDVPVGAYLSGGVDSSTVVALMSRLGASNVKTFTLIYDDGFPHKDADRTFANNVARMYGTDHYEHVVRFEDVPQHLDDILTAFDEPFSGVISTYFITQSIARHVKVALSGDGADELFASYLPHRLAQPLAYAAANPSALAAGANVDVSMLAPFESDTTRLRSILDRGDEAARRMGQYLADEATKREVYSSAMREAVGDASTEALTRDLYAGCSSRDALNRSLCVDFETLLPDQVLAFVDRLSMAHSVEVRPPFLDHRLVEFVANIPGRLKIKGGQVKYILKDAVRDLLPVGLVDRPKEGFVMPLNDWLAEKLKGYVLDKLSAKRLASHGLLEPAAVAEILSRYYAGEKQLASRIWNFVSFQMWWERYQE from the coding sequence ATGTGCGGCATCTGCGGCTATGTGGGACCGGGCGGCCTTGATCGTCTTCAGCCCATGATGCGTGCGCTAGTCCATCGCGGGCCTGACGAGCATGGGAGCTGGATCGGAGATGGCGTCGCGTTGGGAATGCGCCGGCTGTCGATCATCGATGCGGCGACCGGTCAACAGCCGGTGTTCAACGAAACTGGCGACATCGTTGTGGTGTTCAACGGCGAGATCTATAATTTCATCGAGTTGCGGCGGGAGTTAATCGCCGATGGTCACATATTCCGCACCGATCATTCCGACACTGAGGTGATCGTCCACCTCTACGAGCAATTTGGAGACGCGTTCCTGCACAAGCTCAATGGCATGTTCGCCATTGCGCTATGGGATAGGCGGGCGCGCCGGCTGTTGCTGGCTCGTGACCGGATCGGCATCAAGCCGCTGTTCTATGCGGTGCAGGGCGAGTGCATCGTGTTCGGGTCGGAGCCCAAAGCCCTGCTTGCGCACCCGGATGTGTCGCGCCAACCCGATCTCATCGCGCTACATCATTATTTCAGCTACAAGAATACTCCGGCGCCGCGCACCGCCTTTGCCGGAATCCGCCAGCTCAGGGCTGGTGAGTGTCTAGTGTTTGCCGACGGATCGGAGAATATCCGTCGCTGGTGGCGCATCGGCTATCGTGATGACGGCGATCTCGACGGGCGCGAAGCGGCGGAATCGATTCGGGCTCTACTGGAGGACAGCGTCAGGTTGCAAATGCGTTCGGACGTTCCCGTCGGGGCCTATCTCTCGGGAGGAGTCGATTCCTCGACGGTGGTGGCGCTGATGAGCCGTCTCGGCGCCAGCAACGTCAAGACGTTCACGCTAATTTATGATGACGGATTTCCGCACAAGGATGCTGACCGTACCTTCGCGAATAACGTGGCGCGTATGTACGGCACCGATCATTACGAGCACGTCGTACGCTTCGAGGACGTGCCGCAGCACCTCGACGATATCCTCACGGCGTTCGACGAGCCATTTTCGGGCGTGATCTCGACATACTTCATTACCCAATCCATCGCCCGGCACGTGAAAGTGGCCTTGTCGGGCGATGGTGCCGACGAATTGTTCGCGAGCTATCTGCCGCACCGGCTGGCACAGCCGCTGGCCTATGCCGCCGCCAACCCTTCGGCGCTGGCGGCTGGTGCCAATGTCGACGTTTCCATGCTGGCGCCGTTTGAGAGCGATACGACGCGGCTGCGGTCGATTCTCGACCGCGGCGACGAGGCGGCACGGCGCATGGGCCAATACCTGGCCGACGAGGCAACAAAGCGCGAGGTTTATTCCAGCGCGATGCGCGAAGCTGTCGGCGACGCCAGCACCGAGGCGTTGACCCGGGATCTCTATGCCGGCTGTTCGAGCCGCGACGCGCTCAACCGCAGCCTGTGCGTCGACTTCGAGACTTTGCTACCCGACCAGGTATTGGCCTTTGTCGATCGCCTTTCGATGGCCCACTCCGTGGAGGTGCGCCCGCCCTTTCTCGATCATCGGCTGGTGGAATTCGTCGCAAACATTCCGGGTCGGCTGAAGATCAAGGGCGGCCAAGTCAAGTACATCCTCAAGGACGCCGTGCGCGATCTGCTGCCGGTCGGACTGGTTGACCGTCCGAAGGAAGGCTTCGTGATGCCGCTCAATGACTGGCTAGCGGAAAAACTTAAGGGCTATGTCTTGGATAAGTTGTCCGCGAAACGTCTTGCAAGCCATGGCCTGCTTGAACCGGCGGCAGTGGCCGAGATTCTGAGCCGCTATTATGCCGGGGAAAAACAACTGGCAAGCCGCATCTGGAATTTCGTCAGCTTTCAAATGTGGTGGGAACGTTATCAGGAATAG
- a CDS encoding GNAT family N-acetyltransferase, whose amino-acid sequence MAAVRLDALGEEHLDATLRWMADEDLRWGLLLDREVTPELHRGWFSRTKEDTSQAIFAIVADGAHAGNFGFRHIHRQHRTAELWMYLGAEHRGSGIAKPALRAGLDCGFGSLALRKISLLVRADNHRAVSLYTRAGFVEEGFLRAEQIYRGTAIDMIRMAYFPASTLS is encoded by the coding sequence ATGGCTGCGGTCAGACTGGACGCCCTCGGCGAGGAGCATCTTGACGCGACGCTTCGCTGGATGGCGGATGAGGACTTACGCTGGGGTCTGCTGCTGGATCGCGAGGTTACGCCTGAACTCCATCGTGGCTGGTTCTCCCGCACCAAAGAGGATACCTCGCAGGCGATCTTCGCGATCGTTGCCGATGGCGCGCACGCGGGCAATTTCGGTTTTCGTCATATCCATCGGCAGCATCGAACCGCCGAGTTGTGGATGTATTTGGGTGCGGAGCATCGGGGCAGCGGCATCGCCAAGCCGGCGTTACGCGCCGGGCTTGATTGTGGATTCGGATCGCTTGCTCTGCGCAAGATTTCGCTGTTGGTGCGTGCCGACAATCACCGGGCAGTTTCGCTCTACACCAGGGCTGGATTTGTCGAGGAGGGTTTCTTGCGCGCCGAGCAAATCTATCGCGGCACCGCGATCGACATGATCAGGATGGCTTATTTTCCTGCGTCCACTCTATCTTAG
- a CDS encoding WbqC family protein yields the protein MTTLAVLQPGYLPWLGFFDQVARSDFFVLYDDAQFDKHGWRNRNRIKSAKGPVWLTVPVLHSGRAGQAINETEVDARSPWAKKQLRTIAQLYAKAPFVTHYLPEIEEILLRPWRRLAELDNALSLRMCQWFGIERRLYLSSELNVGGDRNGRLINLCRHFGVSNYLSGNSAQDYLDVAAFGDNGISVEWQNFSHPVYPQLHGPFVSHLSAIDLLLNVGPESAAVLESARAGGRIAR from the coding sequence ATGACGACATTGGCGGTGCTCCAGCCCGGTTATCTGCCTTGGCTCGGCTTTTTCGATCAGGTCGCGCGCTCTGATTTTTTCGTGCTTTACGACGACGCGCAGTTCGATAAGCACGGCTGGCGCAACCGTAATCGCATAAAATCGGCGAAGGGGCCGGTTTGGCTGACGGTGCCGGTCCTGCATTCCGGGCGGGCGGGCCAGGCGATCAACGAGACGGAGGTTGACGCAAGGTCACCATGGGCGAAGAAGCAGCTCCGCACCATTGCGCAGCTGTATGCCAAGGCTCCGTTCGTAACTCATTATCTGCCTGAAATCGAGGAAATCCTGCTGCGGCCGTGGCGGCGGCTCGCCGAACTTGATAATGCGCTGAGCTTGCGCATGTGTCAGTGGTTTGGAATCGAGCGAAGGTTATATTTGTCGTCCGAGCTGAACGTCGGCGGGGACCGGAACGGTCGGCTGATCAACCTGTGCCGGCATTTCGGTGTTAGTAACTATTTGTCCGGCAATAGCGCGCAAGATTATCTCGACGTCGCTGCCTTTGGCGATAACGGAATTTCCGTGGAGTGGCAGAACTTCAGCCATCCCGTATATCCACAGCTACATGGGCCGTTCGTGTCGCACTTGTCGGCCATCGACCTCCTTCTCAACGTGGGTCCCGAGAGCGCCGCGGTGCTGGAGAGCGCTCGCGCCGGCGGCCGCATTGCAAGATAG
- a CDS encoding glycosyltransferase family 2 protein, whose protein sequence is MNPELRLTPEQAGNVRSDPAESLSRKFDRGVSLLAWGYNEQDLIEEFLRRGTQIMDATVDDWELIFINDASTDRTGEIADAFAREEPRVRVLHNDRNRNVGYSCKRSIQAATKEYLLWQTVDWSYDISQLRIFLELTRHFDVVQGIRPTPIRLLSYIPVLRSIYRVRTRSDDFPKAIVSLSNYYLITILFGVRFQDFQNVTIYPTKLIQSVELNANSSFLNPECLLRTYQTGASYIEVPIKFIPRQGGEAKGTKLTAIARSVRDILLAFLTWGYRFRASNETVRTERRLFRVSEPFHLDENILALVLPLFKDFR, encoded by the coding sequence ATGAATCCGGAATTGCGCCTGACACCCGAGCAAGCAGGCAACGTCCGGTCTGACCCGGCCGAATCCCTCTCGCGGAAGTTCGATCGCGGGGTATCTTTGCTGGCGTGGGGCTACAACGAGCAGGATCTCATTGAGGAGTTTTTGCGTCGCGGCACGCAGATCATGGACGCCACGGTTGACGACTGGGAACTCATCTTTATCAACGACGCCAGTACCGACCGCACAGGCGAAATTGCCGATGCGTTCGCGCGGGAGGAACCGCGGGTAAGGGTACTTCACAATGACCGCAACCGCAATGTTGGCTATTCCTGCAAGCGATCTATCCAAGCGGCGACCAAAGAGTACCTACTCTGGCAAACCGTTGATTGGAGCTACGACATATCCCAACTGCGGATCTTTCTGGAACTGACTCGCCATTTCGATGTCGTGCAGGGGATCCGACCGACGCCAATCAGACTTCTGAGCTATATTCCCGTCCTGCGATCGATCTACCGGGTGAGAACCCGCTCCGACGACTTCCCCAAGGCGATCGTTTCATTGTCAAACTACTATCTCATCACGATCCTATTCGGCGTTCGCTTCCAGGACTTTCAAAACGTCACGATCTATCCCACCAAGCTGATCCAATCCGTCGAGTTGAACGCCAACAGTTCGTTCCTCAATCCGGAATGTCTGCTGCGCACCTATCAAACGGGAGCATCCTATATCGAGGTTCCGATCAAATTTATTCCGCGCCAGGGTGGGGAGGCCAAAGGCACTAAGCTAACCGCCATTGCAAGATCGGTGCGCGACATCCTTTTGGCATTCTTGACGTGGGGTTATCGTTTCCGGGCGTCAAACGAGACGGTTAGGACCGAACGCCGACTCTTTCGCGTCTCCGAGCCGTTTCATCTCGACGAAAATATCCTCGCGCTCGTGCTTCCGCTGTTCAAAGATTTCCGATGA